In Bradyrhizobium sp. WBOS07, the genomic window CGTGCTGCTCGCCACGGCGCGCGTCGCCGGCGAGACCGCCCCGCTGCTGTTCACCGCGCTGTCCAACCAGTTCTTCAGCCTCGGCCTCGACAAGACGATGGCGAACCTGCCGGTCACCATCAACAACTTCGTGCAGAGCCCCTACGCCTATTGGAAGCAGCTCGCCTGGAGCGGCGCGCTGCTGATCACCCTGACCGTGCTTGCCCTGAACATTGGCGCCCGCATCCTTGGTGCCGAGAGGACTGCAAAATGAGTGAAATGTCTGTTTCCGTCAGCGCGCCGACCGTTCACCCCGGCTCGCAGCCGCTGCCCGAGGCGCCTGCCAAGGTCACCGCGCGCAACCTCAACTTCTACTACGGTGAGCACCACGCGCTGAAGAACATCAATCTGGCGCTCGGCACCAACCGTGTCACGGCCTTCATCGGCCCGTCCGGTTGCGGCAAGTCGACCCTGCTTCGCATCTTCAACCGGATGTACGACCTCTATCCGGGCCAGCGCGCCACCGGCCAGCTGCTGCTCGACCACACCAACATTCTCGACCCCAAGCTCGACCTCAACCTGCTGCGCGCCCGGGTCGGCATGGTGTTCCAGAAGCCGACCCCGTTCCCGATGACGATCTACGAGAACATCGCCTTCGGCATCCGCCTCTACGAGAAGATCTCCAAGTCCGAGATGGACGACCGCGTCGAGAAGGCGCTGCGCGGCGGCGCGCTGTGGAACGAGGTCAAGGACAAGCTCAACGCCTCCGGCCTGTCGCTCTCCGGCGGCCAGCAGCAGCGCCTCTGTATCGCCCGCACCGTCGCGGTGCGGCCCGAGGTGATCCTGTTCGACGAGCCGTGCTCGGCGCTCGACCCGATCTCGACCGCCAAGGTCGAGGAGCTGATCCAGGAATTGTCCGAGAACTACACGATCGCGATCGTCACCCACAACATGCAGCAGGCGGCGCGCGTCTCCGACAAGACCGCCTTCATGTATCTCGGCGAGCTGATCGAGTTCGACGACACCAGCAAGATCTTCACGTCGCCGACCGACCGGCGGACGCAGGACTACATCACCGGCCGGTTCGGCTGAGGAGACGCAACATGGGTACCGAACATACCGCAAAGGCCTTCGACACCGACCTCCAGGAGCTCACGCGTCTGGTCGCCGAGATGGGCGGCATCGCCGAGCGCATGATCGTCGATTCCGTCGATGCGCTGATCCGCCGCGACGTCGCGCTCGGCCAGCGCGTCGTCGCCATCGACGCCGATCTCGACGCGCTGCAGAAGCGCATCGAGGAGCGCGCCGTGCTCACCATCGCCCGCCGCCAGCCGATGGCGGTGGACCTGCGCGAGATCGTCGGCGCCATGCGCGTCGCGACCGACCTCGAGCGCATCGGCGACCTCGCCAAGAACATGGGCAAGCGCGTCGCCGCGCTGGAGACCGACTTCCATCCGCTCAAGCTGTTCCGCGGCCTCGAGCACATGACCGACCTGGTGCAGCAGCAGGTCAAGAGCGTGCTCGACGCCTATGCCGCGCACGATCTGCCGGCGGCGATGGCGGTGTGGAAGGGCGACGAGGAGGTCGACGCGATCTGCACCTCGCTGTTCCGCGAGCTCCTGACCTACATGATGGAGGATCCGCGCAACATCTCGTTCTGCATCCATCTGATGTTCTGCGCCAAGAACATCGAGCGCATCGGCGACCACGCCACCAACATCGCCGAGACCGTGTTCTACATGATCGAGGGCCAGGCGATCACCGACAAGCGGCCGAAGGGCGACATGACCAATTTCGCCACGACGATCCCGAATACCTGAAGACCTCAAGGAGCGACGACAACATGGGCGCACGCATTATGGTGGTTGAGGACGAGGAAGCTCTTACCGAGCTTCTGCGTTACAACCTCGAAGGCGACGGCTATGACGTCGAGACGGTGATGCGCGGCGACGACGCCGACACCCGCCTCAAGGAACACATTCCCGATTTGATCGTGCTCGACTGGATGCTGCCGGGCCTCTCCGGCATCGAGCTGTGCCGGCGCCTGCGCACCCGGCCCGAGACCAAGCAGCTGCCGATCATCATGCTCACCGCGCGCGGCGAGGAGAGCGAGCGGGTGCGGGGCCTTGCGACCGGCGCCGACGACTACATCGTCAAGCCGTTCTCGGTGCCGGAGCTGCTCGCGCGCGTGAAGGGCCTGCTCAGGCGCGCCAGTCCCGAGCGGCTCGCCACCGTGCTGGCCTATGGCGACATCGAGCTCGATCGCGACAAGCGCCGCGTCGCGCGCTCCGGCCGCCCGATCGATCTCGGCCCGACCGAATATCGCCTGCTGGAGTTTTTCCTGGAGCATCCCGGCCGCGTGTTCTCGCGCGAGCAGCTGCTCGACAGCGTCTGGGGCCGCGACATCTACATCGACGAGCGCACCGTCGACGTCCATATCGGCCGCCTGCGCAAGCTGCTCAATCTCGGCCGCGAGCAGGACCCGATCCGCACCGTCCGCGGCGCCGGCTACGCGCTGGACGACCGTTTCGCCAAGGCGGAGCAGACGTAAGGGCGGGTGAGGTGTTTGCTGCAGCTGTGGCCAATCTCAGCTGTCGTCGTCCCGGGGCGCGCGCAGCGCGAGCCCGGGACATCCGCGCGAGCGCTTGCGCTCGTCGCGATAGCCACAGGGCGTGGTTTGACGAAGACTCGAAGCCACCATCTCGCGCAACAATTACGCCCTGTGGTTTTGGATCCCCGCGTTCGCGGGGATGACACCGAGTTGGTTGAGGCGCCGTCGCGTGACGGCTGCCGTCTTTGCAGTCAGTTAATTCCGCGCAGCTCAGCGCGTGGGCTTCGGGGCCGCGCGGCGCCGATCCGCCGCCGGCTGATACGCCACGCGCGAGTGCTGGGCGCAATAGGGCAGGCCGGACAGGGCCTTGCCGCCGCAGAAGAAGAAATCCGGGCTCGAGGGATCGCCCACCGGCCAGTGGCAGGTCGCCTCGTTCAATTCGAGCAGCGACAGCCGCTGGCTCATCGGCACCACGTTGTCGTAGGTGACCGGTTCGGCCTCGACCTCGACCTCGAAGGCCTGCGCCAGCGCAGTGTTGCCGCGCGCGATGGGGCGCGTCACCCGCATCATGTGCTGGGCGGGACGCGCCTTGCGCGGCCGGGGCGCGGCCGACGAAGGGCTCTTGGCGCGGCCGGACAGGCCGAGCCTGTGCACTTTGCCGATCACGGCATTGCGGGTCACATTGCCGAGCTCTGCTGCGATCTGGCTGGCCGACAATCCGGCCTCCCAGAGCTTTTTCAGCTGCTCGACGCGATCGTCGGACCAGGTCAAAACCGTCATTGCACCCTTTCCCTCGCCGCGCGGCTGCCATCCTGGCGGTCCATGCGGCGAATGCCTAAGCCTCGAAAAACCCGTGCCGCTCGAATCCCTTAGGGCTCGCCGGGCGCGCAACTGACGCCCGAACGTTTACGCCGGTACATGAGGACTCTTGGGATCAGAACTGCCGCACGAGATGTCGTATCTGACAAGCCAAACGCTACAATATGGCGTGACTCGCGCGCAAGAGTCCGCCGACTCGCTTCCACATGTTCCGTGGTGAAAAACCCGCAAAATCGCGACCGCAAGACTACGGAATCACCGTTTCATCACCGTTTCCTGGGGCTTTCGGGCGGCATTGACACCCGTTTCACCAGGCCTAAGATAGTCGCGCGTGCCGCCCTTAAAAGGCGGCACGTTTCGTTTTCCGGGCCGGTGGATGGTGCGTTGCGCAATGCACGCCTCACACCGTCCGCAA contains:
- the pstB gene encoding phosphate ABC transporter ATP-binding protein PstB, yielding MSEMSVSVSAPTVHPGSQPLPEAPAKVTARNLNFYYGEHHALKNINLALGTNRVTAFIGPSGCGKSTLLRIFNRMYDLYPGQRATGQLLLDHTNILDPKLDLNLLRARVGMVFQKPTPFPMTIYENIAFGIRLYEKISKSEMDDRVEKALRGGALWNEVKDKLNASGLSLSGGQQQRLCIARTVAVRPEVILFDEPCSALDPISTAKVEELIQELSENYTIAIVTHNMQQAARVSDKTAFMYLGELIEFDDTSKIFTSPTDRRTQDYITGRFG
- the phoB gene encoding phosphate regulon transcriptional regulator PhoB; the encoded protein is MGARIMVVEDEEALTELLRYNLEGDGYDVETVMRGDDADTRLKEHIPDLIVLDWMLPGLSGIELCRRLRTRPETKQLPIIMLTARGEESERVRGLATGADDYIVKPFSVPELLARVKGLLRRASPERLATVLAYGDIELDRDKRRVARSGRPIDLGPTEYRLLEFFLEHPGRVFSREQLLDSVWGRDIYIDERTVDVHIGRLRKLLNLGREQDPIRTVRGAGYALDDRFAKAEQT
- a CDS encoding GcrA family cell cycle regulator, coding for MTVLTWSDDRVEQLKKLWEAGLSASQIAAELGNVTRNAVIGKVHRLGLSGRAKSPSSAAPRPRKARPAQHMMRVTRPIARGNTALAQAFEVEVEAEPVTYDNVVPMSQRLSLLELNEATCHWPVGDPSSPDFFFCGGKALSGLPYCAQHSRVAYQPAADRRRAAPKPTR
- the phoU gene encoding phosphate signaling complex protein PhoU; this translates as MGTEHTAKAFDTDLQELTRLVAEMGGIAERMIVDSVDALIRRDVALGQRVVAIDADLDALQKRIEERAVLTIARRQPMAVDLREIVGAMRVATDLERIGDLAKNMGKRVAALETDFHPLKLFRGLEHMTDLVQQQVKSVLDAYAAHDLPAAMAVWKGDEEVDAICTSLFRELLTYMMEDPRNISFCIHLMFCAKNIERIGDHATNIAETVFYMIEGQAITDKRPKGDMTNFATTIPNT